The Raphanus sativus cultivar WK10039 unplaced genomic scaffold, ASM80110v3 Scaffold3761, whole genome shotgun sequence genome includes the window TTTCATATGATGAGATCAATAGGCTGGAGCAAATCTTTACAGCAGAGGTAATTTTCTGTATTTAAAATGACTCTTTCATGCGGCTTGAAATGAGTTTTTAGGATCTGACTTTCATAACTTTTCTTGTGTAGGATGTCAGCTATCCATACATCTCATGGGCAGGGAATATGGTTGTAATCCGAAGTCAGGAATTTAGCAGAGATGATGATGTCGAGGATGACAGGGTCAATGTTGTGATGGAGTTGATACGGGCTAAGCATGACTTCAGTGAGCATATTTGGGAATTTGAAGAAACTGAGGTTTCTTTAGATCTTAATGATGAAGCACCAGCGAATGTTGAAGCAGCTGAGAGTGAGGAAGAGTTCGAGACTCCACAAGGATCAAATAACGTAAGCTCTACATCAAGAAGGGGTAAGAAGAGGGTCCCTGATCGTGGTATGGAAAAAAGGAAGCATAAGGTTCTCTCTAGTGCACCAAAGCAAGCGCCTTTTAACGAAGACATGAAGGCTTTCGTGACACAGTTGTTTGAAGACAACTTCTCTGCAATGGAAAAGAGGCTACAGAAACAGATGTCCGAGACATTTGAGCAAATGAAGTCGGACCTCATTGCTTCCCGAAAAGAAGCAAGCGTTGAAGTTGAGCATGGAGGGCCTTCACCGTCCAAGGCAACAACGAGCCAACCACCGTTGAGGAGGTCCACACGAGGGGTAAAGAAACTCTAATCTTCGCCAATCTCTgcaatgtttttttctcttgtttattAGATGGTTTCGGTGTCTGTTTGTGTTATTGTCTTATATGATATCGGCCTGGATTTTGTTGTGTTTTATAAGGTCTCGGTTTGGATGTGTGCTTGATGTGTAAGTATCTTGTTTGAATTTTATGTAATGGTTGTGAACTTGTACTAAGATAtttatgtaatgttttattaatgtgATGGATATGTGGTGttattattgtgttgttatGTAATGGTCGTGAACTTGTACTAAGATATTTATGTAAGTGTCTTGCCATTGTGTCTTACAGGAAGCAGTCGCGAGTCCAGTTAAATTCAGTCAAGATGATGATATCTTTCGAGGGATAGGTACTCAAGGCGTTGAAAATCTTTCTCAGGCTTCGCATGTACCCGAAGTTGATCCATCTCAGACAGATAAGGAAGAAGATTGGTGGACTCCAATGACTACATCACGAGGTTCACGAGCTAAAGACAAGACACCACCTCCGTCACAGTGGAAGAAATGGTCTAAAGGAAATGGCAAAGGACCTCAGCTTAGTGATACACCATTGCCACAAGATGATTCTCCTGAGTCGCAACTGTATTATTTCTCTGAAGAATCATGGGACAGATTCACGCAATGGTCTATGAATCCCATACCTTTGCAAATTGGTCCTACAATCTTCAATTCGACTGTAGCTACAAGGATAGTATGTGCTGGAAAATGGCTTGGGAACGACGTAatgatttctttcttttgctaaTTTGATGGATATATCTTCCTTGGTGCTGAGTTTATGGTAATTTTCAATGTTCAGGAAATGGATGCTTATATGTTTATATGGCGAGTTAACACATCTTTGGGACGTTGGGGCACAACCCGTGTTGCTTTCATGTCCGCTATTTTCAGCCTCCAACTCAACGCCGCATACAATGTGTTCCACCCTGACAAGAAATCTTACCAATTGCCTGAGTTTCTTCTTAGTTATGGGAGAGGAGAACTTCCATCTCATGGGCGGACTGATCTAGTTTGGGGCGTTGATATTGATCGTCTATACTTTCCGTTGTTTGTGAACGGTAATCAATTTTGTCCTCTACACTTCGATGTTCTCTTTTCtgatcttaaatttacttatgtCCATTGCAGGTAATCACTGGATTGCTGTCACCGTAAACATCATTGAAAGAAAAGTGGAAGCTTTTGATTGCGGTGGGAGAAGGAATAAGAATAGGCAATCCCTTGAGAAGTTTGCTCACATGATTCCTAGGATAGTGAAGGCCGTTGCACCACCTGATAGACAGAAGAAGCTACTCCTGTCACCATATACTATTGTGGAAGTCCCTATGAAGAAGAGATTGAACAAGTCATGTTGTGATTGCGGTGTATACGCACTCAAACACTTGGAGTGCCTACTGCTTGGTGTCGACATCAGCTTAGTGGATGACGAAATCATCCAGGGTTGCAGACAAAAGATTGGTGTGGAATTATGGGAGGCTACCCAAGATCCCATTTTCGCTGATGCTATGACTCGATATGTACCTTCACCATGGGAGAGGTCTGAGGTCTTTGACCTTGAAGaagactgatttttttttctatttagtgGTGTAGGCTATAATTATGTGGTAAAACTCTGTGTGGTAAAACTTTGTGTGGTAAAACTCtagctattttatttttatgtttttaggaACATGTGCGAAAATTCTATTTTGGCGGATTTATCTGACTATAATAACAGGGGTTATGGTTATGAATTTTTATGGAacatttttcttgttctttgttttttcctaaataaaccctaaaccctaaataaaccctaaaccctaaatataccctaaaccctaaataaaccGTAAACTCtaaatataccctaaaccataaacccttaaCCTTAGTAAATCATAAGATGATAACCTAAATATATTCTAAATCATAAGATGATAACCTAAATAAACCCTTAACCCTAAATAAACCCTTAACCTTAGTAAAGAAAACTAAACTCCAAACATGAGGTAAATATACATAGGACTCTAATCGAAAGACACTCCAAACCTCAAACATAACCAACATATACATTGGTCACTAAATCATGGCCACCTCAAACATAACCAACATATACATTGGTCACTAATTCATGTACACTGATCTACATTGCCGAtgatgattttgtggtttttttcttattttttactGATCTGCCTTAGATATAATACATGTTATAGGAGTATCAAACGGCGTCGTTTTGCCTAATTTTTTGACCTACTCTATTTTCTTCCTCATTCTTCATCGACAGAGAAAAATACAGAGGGGAAAAATTGGAGATCGAGTGAATAATGTCTTCGGTCAATTCTTCATCATATTCAACAGATCGAATCGACAGACAACGTGGAATTCCCACAAGATGCAAGTGCGGTGATAAAGTGGCTCGTTTCACTTCAAAAACAGTGACAAATCCGGGAAGATTATTCCATCGTTGTCCGATGGGATCTGAGATGGTAAGTCGTGTAGTTATAGATATGTGTCCTTGTTTTAATCTTACTAACTGTTGGATGTTTTTGATGAAGGACAAAACCCATCTGTTCAAGTGGACTGATGAGTCAGTTGTTGAGGAGGTTGAAGATTTCCAGGAACTGTTTGACGTGCTGCTCGTCGACACTTCCGAGATTCAGAGATCAATGCAAGCTTGTGAGACGAGGCTGAAATGCCATGAGAGTAGAATTATTGAGATGGAAGATGCTGTTTCACGTTGCCAAGAGAAGACTATCAAATGCATTAGCGAGTTAAGGATCCTAAAAGCTTTGTTTCTGTGTTGTTTGGTGATGATCTTCATCTACTTTAACTATGCATGATGGTCATGTGCGACCTCAATTTGTTctgttttattttgtgaaataagTTCTCTACtatgttgcttcttctttgttgGTGATAAACATATAATAGAACCAATATTGGGCGAAATACGAGATTGTCATAAACAAATTGTCAACTTTTTTCTAAATCAAAGATCCATCTGTCTCAAgggaaataagaaaaaaaacagaacacatATAAAAGCTAAATGGGTAAATCGCAAGTTCCCCTCTTGTGTCCTTCGTTACCACAACGGCTGCACTTGTGCTTTTTATTCTTGCTTGATCCTTGAGAAGCTCTAATCTTGTCTTCTACTGTTTCATACCTTCTCTTCACGGGTCGACCAGCACTCTTTCTTGAATCTGGTGGCAACACCTTTGTACTTTTAACCTTTGCTGGGACATTCCAGTCAGACTCTGGGACTGCTATTGGATTAATGGACTCCTCATAGGCTTTTCTCCACGTTGCAGTGGTGTATACATCATCAGTAAAACTGTGTACTTCTCTTCCTGCGAAAAAAATAGTGTAAATAAATAAGGTAAATAAATAGGTCCCAAGCTgccaaaaaaacattaaattggTCCCAAGTTCATGTGTTTATACTTCTATACCTCGTGAATAAATTGCAGGAATGGCGTGTCTGCAAGGTATTTTTCCTATATCGTACTTCCCACATGTGCATGTTCTTCTTCCCAAATCAACATGACAATCATACTTGTCTCCTTTCACAAGCGATCTGAAGTTGTCAATCTTGTAAACCTGAAATCCTTTTGCCTTCACAATTCTCCTATCAATCTTTTTCTCCACCTTAACGGTTAAAGGATCAAGATGTTTAGAGCTTAACAGACGACGCTCGTAGAACCATCGAGTCATGAATTCTCTTATACTATCCAGTAAAGGAATAACCGGATATTCTCTAGGTATTTTCAGAAGTGAATTTATGGATTCTGCGGGGTTTGTGGTCCTAATGTCATACCTGGAACCAGGGAAGACAGAACGAGCCCATTTTCTCACATCAGCCTCCCGTAGATATCTTCCGAGCTCAGGATTCATATCAAAAATTTCGGTGATACGTTCCTGAAATTCAGTGTACCTATATGCCTTTGAAGCTTGTTCGACCAAGGCAGTCAACCCCTTCTCCTTAAAATGTTTAACCACATTGGTCAGCAAGTGGTGAATGCAAATTCCATGTGTTGATCGAGGGTAGACAGTGGCAATAGCTTTAGCGATTGATGAATTTCTATCCGAAACAAAAGCTAAGTCGTTGGAGTCAGCAACAACCTCTTTCAATTGTCTGAAGAACCAGCCCCATGAATCATCATTCTCTGAATCAACAACTCCAAATGCTAACGGATACAGATTAGAGTTACCATCAACAGCAGTAGCAACAAGTAGAACtcctttgtatttatttttcagaaacGTTCCATCTACAACGATCACCCTACGCATTGTATTGTAGAATCCTCTAACTGATTGCCCAAACGACATAAATAGATACAAGAATCTCCCATCGTCAGCAGTTTCATAGTGAGTATGCGTACCAGGATTAGCTTCTTTGATCATATGCAAATATTTAGGTATTTTAGCATAACTTTCATCTGGTATACCTCTAACAGCTGCTATTGCAAACTCACGAGCTTCCCAAGCGTGCGAATAAGTGATCTCAACACTGTGCTCCATTCTCATAAATTGAATGATCTCGTTTGATTTTGGGCCTTCATTTGAATCATCAAATCGATGTTGTATCAGACTCCCAATTGTTCTTGCCGATGCTGTTTTCCCAAACTTGCTTCTCCTCGAAGGAGCACATGTATGTCTTCCCTCGCACTTGTTGATCATGAAGTATGTAGACCCATCCAGACATCCCGCACGCACAGCCCAGTTGCACAATCTATCCTTACATCGAATGTACCACCACTTTCTAGTAGATTTGTTAACAGTGTAATCAAAATGATGCTTCATCGCCCAAATCTCCATTGTTGCTTTAAGAACCATTTTACTTCTGAAAATTTGATCCTTCTTCACAAAATCTGGGCGCAAAGATTTACCATCCTTTTCAGTAAGGATTTGAAAACTTTTGTTTTCACTGTCTCCGTTTTCGTCACCACAACCATC containing:
- the LOC130506884 gene encoding uncharacterized protein LOC130506884, encoding MSEELPKRIFNEGDEPQVTQINNNCRIDYIIKKFEKWMPKEFADVKKDPVFSQVFKLHENGLGYSARVIHSILCRELLTYMMHELWFVFARRPHRFSLQEFHAVTGFECRTSLSLKIDLEDYAYDGGFWSKVLKRKDESITLFNLWNKNKAAVMKWKNADRIRLIYLAIILCVVLARDEKANIPLKYITLVMDLEKFRKYPWGVAAYDLLCSSIAKNRHKLKEKTTSYVLDGFSYALQIWAMEAVPKIGKLCGKKLDKSFANGPRCINWRGAAKVSYDEINRLEQIFTAEDVSYPYISWAGNMVVIRSQEFSRDDDVEDDRVNVVMELIRAKHDFSEHIWEFEETEVSLDLNDEAPANVEAAESEEEFETPQGSNNVSSTSRRGKKRVPDRGMEKRKHKVLSSAPKQAPFNEDMKAFVTQLFEDNFSAMEKRLQKQMSETFEQMKSDLIASRKEASVEVEHGGPSPSKATTSQPPLRRSTRGMVSVSVCVIVLYDIGLDFVVFYKEAVASPVKFSQDDDIFRGIGTQGVENLSQASHVPEVDPSQTDKEEDWWTPMTTSRGSRAKDKTPPPSQWKKWSKGNGKGPQLSDTPLPQDDSPESQLYYFSEESWDRFTQWSMNPIPLQIGPTIFNSTVATRIVCAGKWLGNDEMDAYMFIWRVNTSLGRWGTTRVAFMSAIFSLQLNAAYNVFHPDKKSYQLPEFLLSYGRGELPSHGRTDLVWGVDIDRLYFPLFVNGNHWIAVTVNIIERKVEAFDCGGRRNKNRQSLEKFAHMIPRIVKAVAPPDRQKKLLLSPYTIVEVPMKKRLNKSCCDCGVYALKHLECLLLGVDISLVDDEIIQGCRQKIGVELWEATQDPIFADAMTRYVPSPWERSEVFDLEED
- the LOC130506885 gene encoding uncharacterized protein At1g43920, Chloroplastic-like; translated protein: MSSVNSSSYSTDRIDRQRGIPTRCKCGDKVARFTSKTVTNPGRLFHRCPMGSEMDKTHLFKWTDESVVEEVEDFQELFDVLLVDTSEIQRSMQACETRLKCHESRIIEMEDAVSRCQEKTIKCISELRILKALFLCCLVMIFIYFNYA
- the LOC130506886 gene encoding uncharacterized protein LOC130506886; protein product: MVCEDYGVEPNSVNVELSYEMVNQRGNPPIIISNDRQVANFMGYAKKGLGPTLCVTFSSSGVNQKERVNIDLNKEPCDSSNIEDEEVPEINPADFVKASKEPCDTRKEQVAGDGCGDENGDSENKSFQILTEKDGKSLRPDFVKKDQIFRSKMVLKATMEIWAMKHHFDYTVNKSTRKWWYIRCKDRLCNWAVRAGCLDGSTYFMINKCEGRHTCAPSRRSKFGKTASARTIGSLIQHRFDDSNEGPKSNEIIQFMRMEHSVEITYSHAWEAREFAIAAVRGIPDESYAKIPKYLHMIKEANPGTHTHYETADDGRFLYLFMSFGQSVRGFYNTMRRVIVVDGTFLKNKYKGVLLVATAVDGNSNLYPLAFGVVDSENDDSWGWFFRQLKEVVADSNDLAFVSDRNSSIAKAIATVYPRSTHGICIHHLLTNVVKHFKEKGLTALVEQASKAYRYTEFQERITEIFDMNPELGRYLREADVRKWARSVFPGSRYDIRTTNPAESINSLLKIPREYPVIPLLDSIREFMTRWFYERRLLSSKHLDPLTVKVEKKIDRRIVKAKGFQVYKIDNFRSLVKGDKYDCHVDLGRRTCTCGKYDIGKIPCRHAIPAIYSRGREVHSFTDDVYTTATWRKAYEESINPIAVPESDWNVPAKVKSTKVLPPDSRKSAGRPVKRRYETVEDKIRASQGSSKNKKHKCSRCGNEGHKRGTCDLPI